One Mycoavidus sp. B2-EB genomic region harbors:
- a CDS encoding KamA family radical SAM protein, with amino-acid sequence MTQEVLTPPKFKPYTRQSIQQSPQWEKIPLELREAVLVVSRVLPFRTNQYVMSELIDWDRVPDDPIYRLTFPHQTMLPPAEYAQLRDLVLIKKDEAAIEAQVKKIRLQMNPHPAGQMTHNVPLLDGAPIQGLQHKYKETVLFFPSAGQTCHAYCTFCFRWPQFVGMEGLKFDARESNELTAYLKQHKEVTDVLITGGDPLIMNTRSLTEYIEPLLDAELAHIQNIRIGTKSVAYWPHRFVTDKDADDLLRLFEKVVKAGKNLALMGHYNHPIELRQEIAQKALKRILSTGATVRMQSPLIRHINDDAKAWAELWTLGVRLGAIPYYMFVERDTGPHEYFQLPLAKAYEIFQAAYQSVSGLARTVRGPSMSAFPGKVAIDGIVNIHNEKVFALQFLQARNPDWVRRPFYAKFDPKATWLDDLVPAFGEKRFFFEEKGEIPTDIRSDPTHSVIRFTPRELRKAS; translated from the coding sequence ATGACTCAAGAGGTTTTAACTCCACCAAAATTTAAACCCTATACGCGTCAATCGATCCAGCAATCACCGCAATGGGAGAAAATTCCGCTTGAGCTGCGCGAGGCGGTGCTTGTTGTTTCGCGCGTACTCCCCTTTCGCACAAATCAATACGTGATGAGCGAACTGATTGATTGGGATCGCGTGCCAGATGATCCAATTTATCGCCTCACGTTTCCTCATCAAACGATGTTGCCGCCCGCAGAGTACGCTCAGCTCAGAGACTTAGTGCTGATTAAAAAAGATGAGGCGGCCATTGAAGCGCAAGTAAAAAAAATTCGCTTGCAGATGAATCCGCATCCAGCCGGTCAAATGACGCACAACGTCCCCTTGCTAGATGGCGCTCCGATACAAGGCCTACAACATAAATATAAAGAGACCGTGTTGTTTTTCCCCAGCGCTGGGCAAACCTGCCATGCTTATTGCACGTTCTGCTTCCGTTGGCCACAATTTGTTGGCATGGAAGGACTTAAATTCGATGCAAGAGAGTCAAACGAACTCACCGCTTATCTAAAGCAGCATAAAGAAGTCACCGATGTGTTGATTACCGGAGGTGATCCACTCATTATGAATACTCGCTCGCTCACCGAGTATATTGAACCGCTACTGGATGCAGAGCTGGCTCATATTCAGAATATTCGGATTGGCACCAAATCGGTTGCCTATTGGCCACATCGTTTTGTGACCGATAAAGACGCTGACGATTTATTGCGGCTTTTTGAGAAAGTTGTAAAAGCAGGCAAGAATTTAGCGCTGATGGGGCACTACAATCACCCGATTGAATTACGTCAAGAGATTGCCCAAAAAGCCTTAAAACGTATTCTTTCAACTGGCGCGACAGTGCGTATGCAATCTCCGCTGATTCGCCACATCAATGATGATGCTAAAGCATGGGCCGAATTATGGACCTTAGGCGTTCGTCTAGGGGCGATTCCATACTATATGTTTGTTGAGCGCGATACTGGGCCGCATGAATATTTTCAATTGCCGCTCGCCAAAGCTTATGAGATTTTTCAGGCCGCTTATCAAAGCGTCTCCGGCCTAGCTCGTACTGTGCGCGGACCGTCCATGAGCGCTTTCCCGGGTAAAGTGGCAATCGATGGCATCGTTAATATTCATAACGAAAAAGTGTTTGCTCTACAGTTTCTACAAGCGCGCAACCCAGACTGGGTGCGTCGGCCGTTTTATGCCAAATTTGATCCCAAGGCGACTTGGTTAGATGACTTAGTCCCGGCTTTTGGAGAGAAACGTTTTTTCTTTGAGGAAAAAGGGGAAATTCCTACCGATATCAGGTCAGATCCAACCCATTCGGTGATTAGATTTACCCCGCGTGAATTACGTAAAGCATCTTAG
- a CDS encoding CopD family protein, with protein MLWIKSFHLVFVVSWFAGLAYLPRIYMNLAQETEPAAVKRLLLMARKLFRFMTIIAVPALSFGLWLWLVVGIGLEGPGNGWMHAKLSIVALLIAYHITCGKLLAAFEQGRNKRNPCWYRGLSELPVLGLLAVVLLVIFKPF; from the coding sequence ATGCTTTGGATTAAATCGTTCCATCTCGTTTTTGTTGTATCGTGGTTTGCGGGCTTGGCCTATCTGCCGCGTATTTATATGAACCTCGCACAAGAAACCGAGCCCGCAGCAGTCAAACGTCTGCTGCTGATGGCTCGTAAGCTCTTTCGCTTTATGACGATTATTGCGGTGCCCGCGCTTAGCTTCGGACTTTGGTTATGGTTGGTGGTTGGCATTGGCCTTGAAGGCCCAGGCAATGGCTGGATGCACGCGAAGCTAAGTATCGTTGCGCTTTTGATCGCGTATCATATTACCTGCGGTAAATTGCTGGCCGCGTTCGAGCAAGGGCGCAATAAGCGTAACCCATGCTGGTATCGCGGATTGAGTGAGTTGCCGGTATTAGGTTTGCTGGCAGTCGTACTTTTGGTGATTTTTAAACCGTTTTAA
- a CDS encoding glutamate-5-semialdehyde dehydrogenase, with amino-acid sequence MDLDHYMTNLGQRARTASRVMARATTAAKNNALETIASMLEQDIALLKEANQHDCAQAQAKGLDAAFIDRLTLSDAALRTMITGLRQVLSLPDPVGEISELKSRPTGIQVGRMRVPLGVIGIIYEARPNVTIDAAALCLKAGNAVILRGGSEALQSNLALARSISAGLAAAGLPADAVQLVATAERAAVGKLATMTEYIDVLVPRGGKGLIERLMREARVPMIKHLDGVCHVYIDNAVDLNKALRVCDNAKTQRYGTCNTMETLLVAASIAPQILPPLCRLYQDKAVALRVCAQSRAVLEQAGIGSLTNATEADWRTEYLAPILAIRMVDDLDAAIDHINTYGSAHTDAIVTEDYDHAQRFLREVDSASVIVNASTRFADGFEYGLGAEIGISNDKLHARGPVGLEGLTSLKYIVLGHGEGRN; translated from the coding sequence ATGGATCTTGATCACTACATGACCAACCTCGGTCAACGCGCGCGTACAGCCTCACGAGTGATGGCGCGCGCGACAACCGCCGCGAAGAATAATGCGCTGGAAACGATTGCTTCTATGCTTGAGCAAGACATCGCGTTATTAAAAGAAGCCAATCAACATGATTGCGCGCAGGCTCAAGCAAAAGGCTTGGATGCCGCCTTTATTGATCGCCTTACGTTATCTGATGCAGCGCTGCGCACCATGATTACGGGCTTGCGGCAGGTGCTTTCATTACCGGATCCAGTGGGCGAAATCAGTGAACTTAAATCCCGTCCGACGGGGATTCAGGTCGGTCGAATGCGGGTGCCCCTTGGCGTGATTGGGATCATTTATGAAGCGCGTCCTAACGTCACCATTGATGCCGCCGCGCTGTGCCTAAAGGCGGGCAATGCGGTGATCTTGCGCGGTGGCTCAGAGGCGCTACAGAGTAATTTGGCGCTGGCGCGCTCAATCAGTGCTGGCTTGGCGGCAGCGGGTTTGCCCGCTGATGCGGTGCAACTGGTTGCCACAGCGGAGCGTGCCGCCGTGGGCAAGTTGGCGACCATGACTGAATATATCGACGTGCTTGTGCCGCGTGGCGGCAAGGGTCTGATTGAGCGCCTGATGCGTGAAGCCCGCGTGCCAATGATTAAACATCTAGATGGCGTGTGTCATGTATATATCGATAACGCTGTGGATCTGAACAAGGCGTTGCGGGTTTGTGACAATGCCAAGACGCAACGCTACGGTACATGTAATACGATGGAAACATTACTGGTTGCAGCCAGTATAGCGCCCCAAATTTTGCCCCCACTTTGTCGCTTATATCAGGATAAGGCCGTCGCATTACGCGTCTGTGCACAAAGTCGGGCCGTGCTTGAGCAAGCAGGGATTGGCTCTCTGACTAACGCAACCGAGGCCGATTGGCGCACCGAATATCTTGCGCCGATTCTTGCGATTCGGATGGTTGACGATTTAGATGCGGCAATTGACCATATTAATACTTATGGCTCAGCGCATACCGATGCAATTGTGACCGAAGATTATGATCATGCCCAACGTTTTTTGCGTGAAGTAGACTCGGCAAGTGTTATCGTGAATGCTTCAACGCGCTTTGCTGATGGCTTTGAATACGGACTAGGCGCGGAAATTGGCATCTCAAATGACAAGCTGCACGCGCGTGGGCCGGTTGGTCTAGAAGGTTTAACTTCATTAAAGTATATTGTCTTAGGTCATGGCGAAGGACGGAACTAA
- the holA gene encoding DNA polymerase III subunit delta, with translation MQLRADSLTRHLRNELARLYIVFGDEPLLVQEALDEIRAAARAAARAADYTQRSIFTVERGFDWSLMLGVSQSMSLFGERQLLELHLPSGKPGKEGGEVLKRLAAESSPDRVILIILPRLDAATQKTGWFTALLEAGMALRIDRIERAALPAWIRQRLAAQGQKVASGEAGQRTLQLMVERVEGNLLAAHQEIQKLGLIYPPGELSAEQICDAILNVARYDVFKLSEAMLAGDVRRLTSMLEGLRGEGEAPMLVLWVLVEELRTLLLLKRGIAAGRPLPQLLREQRVWGPREKLIGAALARLNEAALLAGLAFAARLDRQLKGLVKLWATESRSALLPADPWHGLFELAMSVARPNQSKNGFYGS, from the coding sequence ATGCAACTGCGTGCTGATTCTCTCACGCGCCATTTACGTAACGAGCTTGCAAGACTCTATATCGTGTTTGGCGATGAGCCTCTTCTGGTACAGGAAGCGCTGGACGAAATCCGCGCCGCGGCCCGCGCTGCGGCCCGCGCTGCGGATTACACTCAACGCTCTATTTTTACAGTAGAGCGTGGTTTTGACTGGAGCTTAATGCTTGGTGTAAGTCAATCGATGTCGCTTTTTGGTGAGCGTCAATTGCTTGAATTACACCTCCCGAGCGGCAAGCCGGGCAAAGAGGGGGGGGAAGTTCTAAAAAGACTCGCTGCCGAGTCCTCGCCAGACAGGGTGATTTTGATCATCTTGCCGAGACTGGATGCCGCCACACAAAAAACCGGGTGGTTTACCGCTTTGCTCGAAGCTGGCATGGCGCTCCGCATTGATCGTATCGAGCGCGCGGCGCTGCCAGCATGGATCCGCCAGCGCTTAGCCGCTCAGGGCCAAAAGGTAGCGTCTGGCGAGGCCGGTCAGCGCACACTGCAGTTGATGGTAGAACGGGTCGAAGGTAATTTACTTGCCGCGCATCAAGAAATTCAAAAGCTTGGGTTGATCTATCCGCCAGGTGAATTGAGTGCTGAGCAAATCTGTGATGCGATATTAAACGTTGCGCGTTACGATGTTTTTAAACTGAGTGAGGCTATGTTAGCTGGCGATGTGCGCCGGCTCACCAGCATGCTAGAAGGTTTGCGTGGCGAAGGCGAAGCGCCTATGCTGGTATTATGGGTCTTGGTTGAGGAGCTACGCACGCTTTTACTGCTTAAACGTGGAATCGCAGCTGGCCGGCCGCTGCCGCAACTGTTGCGTGAGCAGCGCGTATGGGGTCCGCGCGAAAAACTCATTGGGGCTGCGTTAGCGCGTTTGAACGAAGCGGCGCTGCTGGCGGGCTTAGCGTTTGCGGCGCGCCTAGATCGCCAACTCAAAGGGCTTGTAAAACTTTGGGCAACCGAATCGCGTAGCGCTTTGCTGCCAGCAGATCCGTGGCACGGCCTGTTTGAGCTAGCCATGAGCGTAGCGCGGCCCAATCAATCAAAAAATGGTTTTTATGGATCTTGA
- the lptE gene encoding LPS assembly lipoprotein LptE → MSVRLAAVPMVLIMLLAACGFQLKGRQDYAFKRLYIEPSGMVSSSMTARLKRMIQAGSDTLVVDEVRDAGVILSISTSRNQRALSLTAQGVVEEYELVSTVTYALTSTDGMVLVPSSMMRLNRSMTYSDRYTLAKQTETELLYRDMENDAIDQLMRRLALVNALKPVNESVPVVQPRAPLPPPPL, encoded by the coding sequence ATGAGCGTCCGCTTGGCTGCAGTGCCGATGGTCTTGATCATGTTGCTAGCTGCTTGCGGTTTTCAGCTGAAGGGACGGCAGGATTATGCTTTCAAGCGCCTTTATATCGAGCCTTCTGGTATGGTGAGTTCGTCCATGACTGCGCGTTTAAAACGCATGATTCAGGCTGGCAGCGATACGCTTGTAGTCGATGAAGTGCGCGATGCCGGGGTGATTTTATCCATCTCGACTTCGCGCAATCAGCGCGCTTTAAGTTTGACTGCCCAAGGGGTGGTTGAAGAATATGAGCTGGTTAGCACCGTGACTTATGCATTAACGAGCACAGATGGCATGGTATTGGTTCCATCCAGTATGATGCGACTCAATCGGTCAATGACATATAGTGACCGCTACACACTCGCTAAGCAAACTGAAACTGAATTGCTGTATCGTGATATGGAAAATGACGCCATTGATCAATTAATGCGGCGCTTGGCTTTGGTCAATGCACTTAAACCTGTCAACGAGTCTGTGCCGGTAGTGCAACCGCGTGCGCCATTACCGCCGCCGCCGCTTTAA
- the leuS gene encoding leucine--tRNA ligase, with translation MQEKYIPAEVESAMQRHWAQHNVYQANEAAPRDKKFYCVSMLPYPSGKLHMGHVRNYTINDVMARYLRMKGFNVLMPMGWDAFGMPAENAAMANGVAPAQWTYDNIAYMKKQMQAIGLAIDWSREIATCEPDYYKWNQWLFLKMLEAGIVYKKTGTVNWDPVDQTVLANEQVIDGRGWRSGALVEKREIPMYYMRITQYAQELLDALDDLGWPERVKLMQQNWLGKSVGVNISFPYQLDGEHKQLRVFTTRADTLMGVTFCAIAAEHPLALRLAQKRPELQAFIEACKLGGSAEADLATLEKKGIATGFFVQHPLSGEEIEVWLGNYVLMSYGEGAVMGVPAHDERDFAFALKYGLPIKQVIAVNQQPYSNTHWAAWYAEKENGICVNSGKYDGLAYEPAVQAMVADLSERGLGEQRVVWRLRDWGISRQRYWGTPIPLIHCAACGEVPVPEADLPVVLPEDLVPDGSGNPLAKSAAFVNCSCPKCGAPARRETDTLDTFVDSSWYFLRYTCPAAQIGGKPSMIDARTEYWMPMDQYIGGIEHAILHLLYSRFWTKVMRDLGLVTFSEPIKNLLTQGMVLNETFYRENATGKRIWFNPTEVTLHRDSKGRACGATLNTDGLPVEIGGIEKMSKSKHNGVDPQSLIDQYGADTARLFTMFAAPPEQQLEWSSAGVDGASRFLRRLWAFGYAQAESMARAAAVHSGALTASPYLTHLTEPQKALRRDIYRILKQAEFDYQRVQYNTVVSAAMKMLKALEAAVDAQTHENTEMWSLVVREGYGILLRILYPVVPHIGCTLWDGLEFNAEFGRTLLDAPWPEVDESALEAMQSELVLQINGKVRGALTVAKEASRAEIEQAALDHEIFKRFSNGQLPKKIVLVPGRLVNLVI, from the coding sequence ATGCAAGAAAAGTATATTCCTGCCGAGGTTGAATCGGCGATGCAGCGTCATTGGGCGCAACACAATGTATACCAGGCAAACGAAGCTGCGCCCCGGGACAAGAAGTTTTATTGCGTATCGATGCTACCTTATCCTTCTGGCAAGCTGCATATGGGGCATGTGCGCAACTATACAATCAATGATGTGATGGCCCGCTATCTGCGGATGAAGGGCTTTAATGTATTGATGCCGATGGGCTGGGATGCTTTTGGCATGCCAGCGGAAAATGCCGCAATGGCGAATGGTGTGGCGCCTGCGCAATGGACCTATGACAACATTGCCTATATGAAAAAGCAGATGCAGGCGATCGGACTAGCTATAGATTGGTCGCGTGAAATTGCAACCTGCGAGCCAGATTACTACAAATGGAATCAGTGGCTGTTTTTAAAGATGTTAGAGGCGGGAATTGTTTATAAAAAAACCGGCACGGTGAATTGGGACCCCGTTGACCAAACTGTATTGGCGAATGAACAAGTCATCGATGGCCGTGGCTGGCGCTCAGGCGCGTTAGTGGAAAAACGCGAAATTCCAATGTACTACATGCGGATCACGCAATATGCGCAAGAGCTATTAGATGCGCTTGATGATCTGGGCTGGCCTGAGCGGGTTAAGCTGATGCAACAAAATTGGCTGGGTAAGAGTGTCGGGGTCAATATTAGCTTCCCATATCAACTCGATGGAGAGCACAAACAGTTACGGGTTTTTACAACCCGTGCCGATACTCTAATGGGGGTTACGTTTTGCGCGATAGCTGCGGAACATCCGTTAGCGCTGCGTCTGGCGCAAAAGCGTCCAGAATTACAGGCCTTTATAGAGGCCTGCAAATTAGGGGGCAGCGCAGAAGCTGACTTGGCAACGCTCGAGAAAAAAGGCATTGCTACGGGGTTTTTTGTTCAGCATCCTCTGAGCGGGGAAGAGATTGAAGTATGGCTTGGTAATTACGTATTAATGAGTTATGGCGAAGGCGCAGTCATGGGCGTGCCGGCCCACGATGAACGCGATTTCGCTTTTGCGCTTAAGTATGGGTTGCCGATTAAGCAAGTCATTGCAGTCAATCAGCAACCTTACTCTAATACTCATTGGGCCGCTTGGTATGCAGAGAAAGAAAATGGCATCTGTGTGAATAGTGGGAAATACGATGGTTTAGCTTATGAGCCGGCCGTCCAAGCGATGGTGGCTGATTTAAGCGAACGCGGTCTGGGTGAGCAGCGTGTGGTTTGGCGTTTGCGTGATTGGGGGATTTCTCGGCAGCGTTATTGGGGGACGCCGATTCCCCTGATTCATTGCGCGGCATGTGGAGAGGTGCCGGTTCCCGAGGCGGATTTACCGGTTGTACTGCCGGAGGATCTCGTGCCAGATGGCAGCGGAAATCCGCTGGCCAAATCAGCTGCTTTTGTGAATTGTAGTTGCCCTAAATGTGGTGCGCCCGCGCGCCGTGAAACCGACACGCTAGACACCTTTGTTGATTCATCTTGGTATTTCTTACGCTATACCTGCCCGGCTGCGCAAATAGGTGGCAAACCGTCGATGATTGATGCGCGCACTGAGTATTGGATGCCAATGGATCAATATATCGGCGGCATTGAACATGCGATTTTGCATCTGTTGTATTCGCGCTTTTGGACCAAAGTGATGCGGGATCTCGGTTTGGTAACATTTTCTGAGCCGATTAAGAACTTGCTAACGCAAGGCATGGTGCTAAACGAAACTTTTTATCGTGAGAATGCTACGGGTAAGCGGATTTGGTTTAATCCGACTGAAGTCACCTTGCATCGTGATAGTAAAGGCCGAGCTTGTGGTGCGACGCTCAACACGGATGGGCTGCCGGTTGAGATAGGGGGCATTGAAAAAATGTCTAAATCAAAGCATAACGGAGTCGACCCACAATCCTTGATCGATCAATATGGTGCAGATACGGCGCGCTTATTTACAATGTTTGCCGCTCCGCCCGAGCAACAGCTTGAGTGGTCAAGTGCAGGGGTGGATGGCGCGAGTCGCTTTTTGCGTAGGCTGTGGGCCTTTGGCTATGCACAGGCTGAGTCAATGGCGCGCGCCGCCGCAGTACATTCCGGTGCGCTAACGGCTAGCCCATACTTAACTCATTTAACTGAGCCACAAAAAGCGTTGCGCCGCGACATTTATCGCATTTTGAAACAAGCTGAATTTGATTATCAGCGTGTTCAATACAATACAGTTGTCTCAGCGGCGATGAAAATGCTGAAGGCGCTTGAAGCTGCGGTAGACGCTCAAACGCACGAAAACACAGAAATGTGGAGCCTAGTGGTGCGTGAGGGATATGGAATTTTGTTGCGTATACTATACCCAGTAGTGCCGCATATTGGCTGCACCTTGTGGGATGGACTCGAGTTTAACGCTGAATTTGGCCGTACTTTATTAGATGCACCCTGGCCCGAAGTGGATGAAAGTGCGCTGGAGGCGATGCAAAGTGAGTTAGTGTTGCAAATCAATGGCAAGGTGCGAGGCGCGCTGACCGTTGCAAAAGAGGCTTCCCGTGCTGAAATTGAGCAAGCGGCGCTGGATCATGAGATATTTAAGCGCTTTAGCAATGGACAGCTGCCAAAGAAAATTGTGCTAGTGCCAGGGCGCCTTGTCAACCTAGTGATTTAA
- the dapB gene encoding 4-hydroxy-tetrahydrodipicolinate reductase, whose protein sequence is MSALKIALAGASGRMGRMLIETVLATPSVQLVGVYERANSALIGQDAGAFLGQCTGVSVSNEMHTVLAAADCLIDFTRPEGTLAHLPVAAEHGVKLVIGTTGFTPAQRAEIEAAASRVPIVFAPNMSVGVNVTFKLLELAARFLASDYDIEIIEAHHRHKVDAPSGTALKMGEIVAQALGRDLAEVAVYGREGVTGERTSSTIGFATVRGGDIVGDHTVLFAGPGERIEITHKSASRLSYAQGALRAAHFLADKPNGLFDMQDVLGLR, encoded by the coding sequence ATGAGCGCGCTTAAAATTGCGCTCGCGGGTGCTTCCGGTCGCATGGGGCGGATGCTGATTGAGACCGTGCTTGCTACGCCCAGCGTGCAGTTGGTTGGGGTTTATGAACGCGCCAATAGTGCGCTGATAGGGCAAGACGCGGGGGCTTTTTTAGGCCAATGCACAGGCGTGAGCGTTTCGAATGAAATGCACACGGTGTTAGCGGCGGCTGACTGTTTGATCGACTTTACGCGTCCGGAAGGTACGCTGGCCCACTTACCAGTAGCCGCTGAACATGGCGTGAAGTTAGTGATTGGAACCACGGGTTTTACACCTGCGCAACGCGCCGAGATTGAAGCGGCCGCGAGTAGAGTGCCGATTGTATTCGCGCCGAATATGAGCGTTGGTGTGAATGTGACGTTTAAGCTGCTTGAGCTTGCCGCACGTTTTTTAGCGAGCGATTACGATATTGAAATTATTGAGGCGCATCACCGGCATAAAGTCGATGCGCCATCAGGCACGGCCCTTAAAATGGGCGAGATCGTCGCGCAGGCATTAGGCCGTGATTTGGCGGAAGTGGCGGTATATGGCCGTGAAGGCGTGACCGGAGAACGCACATCTTCAACCATTGGTTTTGCCACAGTGCGCGGCGGCGATATTGTGGGCGACCATACGGTCCTTTTTGCGGGTCCTGGCGAGCGGATTGAAATTACGCATAAATCAGCTAGCCGCCTGAGCTATGCTCAAGGCGCGCTACGGGCCGCACATTTTCTGGCGGATAAGCCCAATGGCCTATTTGATATGCAAGATGTGCTGGGGCTGCGTTAA
- a CDS encoding outer membrane protein assembly factor BamE, with product MKLFFFTFNRFSSLAFPQTIRRRPLALACAMWLAACSTYNDTTQRIAQHITPYQITVVQGNFISREAVAKLQVGMPREHVRAVLGTPLLIDTFHPHQWDYIFYFKRGATEVVQRRHLAVYFERDQLSRWVGGEDLPSENELLAEIDGDRRANTRSKQNASARSPRADNP from the coding sequence ATGAAATTGTTTTTTTTCACGTTTAACCGCTTCAGCTCATTGGCTTTTCCGCAGACCATAAGACGACGGCCCCTGGCGCTAGCGTGTGCGATGTGGTTGGCGGCTTGTTCGACCTATAACGACACAACTCAACGGATTGCCCAGCACATTACACCCTACCAGATTACTGTGGTGCAGGGCAACTTTATTTCCCGTGAAGCTGTCGCTAAATTGCAAGTTGGCATGCCGCGAGAGCACGTGCGCGCAGTGCTAGGCACGCCGCTTTTAATCGATACTTTTCATCCACATCAGTGGGATTATATTTTTTACTTTAAGCGTGGCGCAACTGAAGTGGTGCAGCGTCGCCATTTGGCAGTCTATTTTGAGCGTGATCAGTTATCGCGCTGGGTAGGCGGCGAAGATTTGCCTTCCGAAAATGAATTACTCGCTGAAATTGACGGCGACCGGCGCGCTAACACGCGTAGTAAACAGAACGCATCTGCGCGTTCGCCACGTGCTGATAACCCATGA
- the fur gene encoding ferric iron uptake transcriptional regulator: MSNHSDLKSIGLKATLPRLKILEIFQNSTIRHLSAEDVYRTLLTEELDIGLATVYRVLTQFEQAGLLTRSNFESGKAVFELNEGTHHDHLLCVDCGLVEEFYDSEIERRQQIIAQSLGFVLHEHSLSLYGSCRKENCPHKKT; this comes from the coding sequence ATGAGCAATCATTCCGATTTAAAAAGCATTGGCCTCAAAGCGACGCTGCCACGGCTAAAAATCCTCGAGATTTTTCAAAATAGCACGATCCGGCATTTGAGCGCCGAAGATGTGTACCGCACCCTCCTTACCGAAGAACTCGATATTGGCCTGGCTACAGTTTACCGAGTGCTCACGCAATTTGAACAGGCGGGGTTACTGACCCGCAGCAACTTCGAATCGGGCAAAGCCGTATTCGAGCTCAATGAAGGCACGCATCACGATCATTTGCTTTGTGTTGACTGTGGTTTAGTCGAGGAATTTTACGACTCCGAAATTGAACGGCGTCAGCAAATAATTGCCCAAAGCCTCGGCTTTGTCTTGCATGAGCATTCGCTTTCTTTATATGGTTCCTGCCGTAAGGAAAACTGTCCGCATAAGAAGACTTAA
- the gap gene encoding type I glyceraldehyde-3-phosphate dehydrogenase, with translation MTVRVAINGYGRIGRNTLRAFYEAGKTHDLEIVAINDLGDAKTNAHLTQYDTTHRQFPGTVEVQGEDLVVNGDRIRVLAQRDPAALPWGALGVDVVLECTGFFTSKEKASAHLQGGAKKVIISAPGGKDVDATIVYGVNHQTLKKEHTVISNASCTTNCLAPLVKPLHDTLGVVNGLMTTIHSYTNDQVLTDVYHEDLRRARSATQNMIPAKTGAASAVGLVLPELNGKLDGFAIRVPTINVSIVDLSFVAARDTTVDEVNAILREAADGPLKGILAYNTLPLVSTDFNHHSASSIFDATLTKVSGRLVKVSSWYDNEWGFSNRMLDTAVAFAKAK, from the coding sequence ATGACGGTTCGCGTCGCAATTAATGGCTATGGCCGGATCGGCCGCAATACGCTGCGCGCATTTTATGAAGCAGGCAAAACACATGATCTAGAAATTGTGGCGATCAATGATTTGGGTGATGCTAAAACAAATGCGCATTTGACGCAATATGATACGACGCACCGTCAATTCCCCGGTACCGTAGAAGTGCAGGGTGAAGATCTAGTGGTGAATGGCGATCGGATTCGAGTGCTGGCGCAGCGTGATCCGGCTGCTTTGCCGTGGGGCGCGCTCGGGGTGGATGTGGTGTTGGAATGCACCGGTTTTTTTACCAGCAAAGAAAAGGCCAGCGCTCATTTGCAAGGGGGCGCGAAGAAAGTCATTATTTCAGCACCAGGCGGTAAAGATGTCGATGCCACGATTGTGTATGGCGTGAACCATCAGACGCTAAAAAAAGAGCACACCGTCATTTCAAATGCCTCATGCACGACGAATTGCCTGGCTCCTCTGGTTAAACCTTTGCATGACACACTCGGTGTGGTTAATGGTTTGATGACGACCATTCACTCGTATACCAATGACCAGGTGTTGACGGACGTTTATCATGAAGATCTACGCCGCGCGCGCTCGGCAACACAAAACATGATTCCAGCTAAAACGGGGGCGGCTTCAGCGGTTGGCTTGGTATTGCCCGAACTCAATGGCAAGCTAGATGGCTTTGCCATTCGTGTGCCAACCATCAATGTCTCGATTGTTGATTTATCCTTTGTGGCAGCGCGTGATACAACTGTAGATGAAGTCAATGCAATCCTAAGAGAAGCGGCTGACGGTCCGTTAAAAGGTATCCTCGCCTATAACACACTGCCGCTGGTTTCGACCGATTTTAATCACCATTCAGCTTCATCAATTTTTGATGCGACGCTGACTAAAGTATCGGGCCGACTCGTTAAGGTCTCTAGCTGGTACGATAATGAATGGGGCTTCTCAAATCGAATGCTAGATACAGCAGTGGCGTTTGCGAAAGCGAAGTAA